One stretch of Natronolimnobius baerhuensis DNA includes these proteins:
- a CDS encoding 4Fe-4S dicluster domain-containing protein, which translates to MAIDPQFHENRDQVDEHNGHVVWGPVDEPEELGIHGTHVAVDFDICLADGACLEDCPVDVFEWVETPGHPESEEKADPANETQCIDCMLCVDVCPVDAIDVDAGRSA; encoded by the coding sequence ATGGCCATAGATCCACAGTTCCACGAGAACCGCGACCAGGTCGACGAGCACAACGGCCACGTCGTCTGGGGACCCGTCGACGAACCCGAGGAACTGGGCATCCACGGCACCCACGTCGCCGTTGACTTCGACATCTGTCTCGCCGACGGCGCGTGTCTCGAGGATTGCCCAGTCGATGTTTTTGAGTGGGTTGAGACGCCGGGTCACCCCGAAAGCGAGGAGAAAGCCGACCCCGCGAACGAGACACAGTGTATCGATTGTATGCTCTGTGTTGACGTCTGTCCGGTTGATGCGATTGACGTCGACGCTGGGCGGTCGGCGTAA
- the hemL gene encoding glutamate-1-semialdehyde 2,1-aminomutase — protein sequence MNDDNSRELYDRALSVMPGGVNSAVRAAIEPYPFFVQKGDGGHIIDADGNRYIDWVMGLGPLMLGHDLPQPVKSSIQQKASEGPMYGMPTEIEVDLAEFVVRHVPSVEKIRFVNSGTEATTSAVRLARGYTGRNKIVINQGGYHGAQESTLVEGDAENTAPSSAGVPQAFAEHTLPVPFNDEEAVRKVFEKHGDDIAAVMTEPILGNYGIVHPTDGYHDFLREITEDHGSLLIFDEVITGFRVGGLGCAQSEFGVTPDLTTFGKIIGGGFPVGAIGGKAEIIEQFAPSGPVFQAGTFSGHPVTMAAGLETLKFAAENDVYDHIDGLGDRLRSGLSDIVAEQAPEYTVAGTAGMFKVIFTRDGEAPQNAADVKNAETDRWRRVFWGQMKDQGIVLSQNQFECQFVSYNHTDEDVEETLEAYKEAL from the coding sequence ATGAACGACGACAATTCACGCGAGCTGTATGACCGAGCGCTGTCGGTCATGCCTGGCGGGGTCAACTCGGCCGTTCGTGCGGCAATCGAACCCTATCCGTTCTTTGTCCAGAAAGGCGACGGCGGGCACATTATCGACGCGGACGGCAACCGCTACATTGACTGGGTGATGGGTCTGGGGCCGCTCATGCTGGGCCATGACCTCCCACAGCCAGTCAAGTCGAGCATTCAGCAGAAAGCAAGTGAGGGACCGATGTACGGTATGCCGACCGAAATCGAGGTCGATCTGGCGGAGTTCGTCGTGCGTCATGTGCCAAGCGTCGAGAAGATTCGGTTCGTCAATTCGGGCACCGAAGCGACCACCTCCGCGGTGCGCCTCGCACGCGGCTACACTGGCCGGAACAAAATCGTCATCAATCAGGGCGGCTACCACGGTGCACAGGAGTCGACGCTGGTCGAGGGCGACGCCGAGAACACCGCGCCATCCTCGGCGGGTGTGCCACAGGCCTTCGCCGAACACACCCTTCCCGTACCCTTTAACGACGAGGAAGCCGTCCGCAAGGTCTTTGAAAAACACGGCGACGACATCGCAGCCGTGATGACCGAGCCGATTCTGGGCAACTATGGCATCGTCCATCCCACCGACGGCTATCACGACTTTTTGCGGGAGATCACCGAGGATCACGGCTCGCTGTTGATCTTCGACGAGGTCATCACCGGCTTCCGCGTTGGCGGTCTCGGCTGTGCCCAGAGCGAGTTCGGCGTCACCCCCGACCTTACCACGTTCGGCAAGATCATCGGTGGCGGCTTCCCCGTCGGCGCAATCGGCGGCAAAGCAGAGATCATCGAACAGTTCGCCCCCTCCGGCCCCGTCTTCCAGGCCGGAACCTTCTCCGGCCACCCCGTGACGATGGCTGCCGGCCTCGAGACCCTCAAATTTGCCGCCGAAAACGACGTCTACGACCACATCGACGGACTGGGCGACCGTCTGCGCTCTGGCCTCTCCGACATCGTCGCCGAGCAGGCACCGGAGTACACCGTCGCCGGCACCGCGGGCATGTTCAAGGTGATTTTCACCCGCGATGGCGAGGCTCCACAGAACGCTGCCGACGTGAAAAACGCCGAAACCGACCGCTGGCGACGCGTCTTCTGGGGTCAGATGAAAGACCAGGGAATCGTCCTCTCGCAAAACCAGTT
- a CDS encoding ammonium transporter — MIELLEPVTLQAEGDLESLATGMNLMWALTVTFLIFFMHAGFAMLEAGQVRSKNVANQLTKNMLTWAIGIFAFFVIGMGISNNVGSMLGGGESSPLTMFGEGSFDWAMWLFSAVFAMTAATIVSGAVAGRAKLRAYVAYTFLLAALIYPVVAAMVWYAPGGEPILAQFGFADFAGGMVVHGVGGVAGLTAAWILGARMDKYNDDGSVNIIPGHSMTFAVLGTLILCFGWFGFNVGTAATVIDPATLELADFDYVGSVAMVTALGMGLGALGASTVSIVMNGKVDTLYVANGMLAGLVGVTGPTDLITPMGAIAIGFLAGAQLPIVFKFVEQKLKIDDVCAVFPVHGSAGMLGLIIYPLWSIEGTAIGGGVIAGGIFSIEASAFVPQIVGVAVITIWTVVATAAVWGAFKAIGQARVTTDHERDGLDLSEHGVDTYPEFGKPDVATDGGMTTDDDMEDKIIRTDGGEPTDDDPNDGELKMVTAIIRPDRLGAVKKSLAETGAPSLTVTNVSGRGSQPAKKGQWRGEEYTVDLHQKVKIECVVADIPAEEVVEAIGEAANTGEPGDGKIFVLPVDGAYQVRTGNTGQDAV; from the coding sequence ATGATCGAGCTACTCGAGCCGGTCACCCTGCAGGCAGAAGGCGACCTCGAGTCGCTCGCGACCGGGATGAACCTGATGTGGGCGCTGACGGTCACGTTCCTGATCTTCTTCATGCACGCCGGCTTCGCGATGCTCGAGGCGGGCCAGGTTCGTTCGAAGAACGTCGCAAACCAGTTGACGAAGAACATGCTGACCTGGGCAATTGGCATCTTCGCGTTCTTCGTGATCGGGATGGGGATTTCGAACAACGTCGGCTCGATGCTCGGCGGTGGCGAGTCCTCGCCGCTGACGATGTTCGGTGAAGGATCGTTCGACTGGGCAATGTGGCTGTTCAGCGCGGTGTTCGCGATGACAGCTGCAACGATTGTTTCTGGTGCTGTCGCTGGTCGCGCGAAACTCCGCGCGTACGTGGCCTACACCTTCCTGCTTGCAGCACTGATCTACCCAGTCGTCGCAGCGATGGTCTGGTACGCCCCTGGTGGCGAACCGATCCTCGCACAGTTCGGCTTCGCTGACTTCGCGGGCGGCATGGTCGTCCACGGCGTCGGCGGTGTTGCCGGCCTCACCGCAGCGTGGATCCTCGGCGCTCGCATGGACAAATACAACGACGACGGCAGCGTCAACATCATCCCCGGCCACTCAATGACCTTCGCCGTCCTCGGGACGCTCATCCTCTGTTTCGGCTGGTTCGGCTTCAACGTCGGAACCGCCGCAACGGTCATCGACCCCGCAACGCTCGAGTTGGCTGACTTCGACTACGTCGGCAGCGTCGCGATGGTCACCGCTCTCGGCATGGGTCTGGGCGCACTGGGTGCCTCGACCGTCTCGATTGTGATGAACGGCAAAGTCGATACGCTCTACGTCGCAAACGGCATGCTCGCAGGCCTCGTCGGTGTCACCGGTCCAACGGACCTCATCACGCCGATGGGCGCAATCGCGATTGGCTTCCTCGCTGGCGCACAGCTCCCAATCGTCTTCAAATTCGTCGAGCAGAAACTCAAGATCGACGACGTCTGTGCAGTCTTCCCGGTCCACGGATCTGCCGGGATGCTCGGCCTGATCATCTACCCGCTCTGGTCCATCGAGGGCACGGCAATCGGCGGTGGCGTCATCGCCGGCGGCATCTTCTCGATTGAAGCAAGCGCGTTCGTCCCACAGATCGTCGGCGTCGCCGTCATCACGATCTGGACGGTCGTCGCAACCGCAGCCGTCTGGGGCGCGTTCAAGGCAATCGGCCAGGCACGCGTCACTACCGATCACGAACGTGACGGACTCGACCTCTCCGAACACGGCGTCGATACCTACCCCGAATTCGGCAAACCTGACGTCGCCACCGACGGCGGCATGACAACTGACGACGACATGGAAGACAAAATCATTCGTACTGACGGTGGAGAACCAACCGACGACGACCCCAACGACGGCGAACTCAAGATGGTCACCGCGATCATCCGCCCGGACCGCCTCGGTGCAGTGAAAAAGAGCCTCGCAGAGACTGGTGCGCCGTCACTAACCGTCACCAACGTCTCCGGTCGCGGCTCCCAGCCCGCAAAGAAGGGCCAATGGCGCGGCGAGGAGTACACCGTCGACCTCCACCAGAAGGTCAAAATCGAGTGCGTCGTCGCCGACATCCCAGCGGAGGAAGTCGTCGAAGCAATCGGTGAGGCTGCAAACACCGGCGAACCCGGCGACGGCAAAATATTCGTCCTCCCCGTTGATGGGGCCTACCAGGTCCGTACCGGCAACACCGGACAGGACGCAGTCTAA
- the hemB gene encoding porphobilinogen synthase, protein MNLTHRPRRLRQDRVRGLVSETSLEPSDLIAPIFVDATTDERVEIESMPGHERVPVDDAVARVEDVLETGVEAVMLFGIPESKDPEGTRAWADNGVVQEATRRITDATDAYVITDACLCEYTDHGHCGPLEEELRVEDHEHGADCAHDPTLTVDNDATLEALERIAVSHAEAGADMIAPSGMMDGMVGAIRDGLDGAGYEHVPIMSYAAKYESAFYGPFRDAADGAPSFGNRRHYQMDPANAREAMREVRLDAEQGADVMMVKPALPYLDIVSAVRREFDHPVAAYNVSGEYAMLHAAAEKGWLDLEAVALESLLSIKRAGADLILTYFAEDVAREL, encoded by the coding sequence ATGAACCTCACTCACCGCCCCCGCCGACTGCGACAGGATCGGGTCCGCGGACTCGTCAGCGAGACGAGCCTCGAGCCGTCCGATCTCATCGCCCCCATTTTCGTCGACGCGACGACCGACGAGCGCGTCGAAATCGAGTCGATGCCCGGCCACGAGCGCGTCCCGGTCGACGACGCCGTTGCTCGCGTCGAAGACGTCCTCGAGACCGGCGTCGAGGCCGTCATGCTCTTTGGCATTCCCGAATCCAAAGATCCCGAAGGCACCCGCGCCTGGGCCGACAACGGCGTGGTACAGGAGGCCACGCGGCGCATTACGGACGCCACCGACGCCTACGTCATCACCGACGCCTGTCTCTGTGAGTACACCGACCACGGCCACTGCGGGCCACTCGAGGAGGAACTGCGCGTCGAGGACCACGAGCACGGCGCGGACTGTGCGCACGATCCGACGCTGACCGTCGACAACGACGCGACGCTCGAGGCGCTCGAGCGCATTGCCGTCTCCCATGCCGAGGCAGGCGCGGACATGATCGCACCGAGTGGCATGATGGACGGGATGGTCGGGGCGATTCGGGACGGACTCGACGGGGCGGGCTACGAGCACGTCCCGATCATGAGCTACGCGGCGAAGTACGAGAGCGCCTTCTACGGCCCGTTCCGGGATGCAGCAGACGGCGCACCCTCCTTCGGGAACCGGCGACACTACCAGATGGATCCCGCGAACGCGCGCGAGGCCATGCGCGAGGTGCGCCTCGACGCCGAGCAGGGCGCGGACGTGATGATGGTCAAACCCGCCCTCCCCTATCTCGACATCGTCAGCGCCGTCCGCCGAGAGTTCGACCACCCCGTCGCCGCCTACAACGTCTCCGGCGAGTACGCCATGCTCCACGCCGCCGCCGAGAAGGGCTGGCTGGATCTCGAGGCAGTGGCACTCGAGTCGCTACTCTCGATTAAACGCGCGGGTGCGGACCTGATTTTGACGTACTTCGCGGAAGACGTCGCGCGCGAACTGTAA
- a CDS encoding DUF6757 family protein, whose protein sequence is MNCHYCDREAAFAADSDGLKVGLCEDHFRERLQELAEADGLETLKEQVDVDRAE, encoded by the coding sequence ATGAACTGCCACTACTGTGACCGTGAAGCGGCCTTCGCAGCTGACTCCGACGGCCTCAAAGTCGGACTCTGTGAAGACCACTTTCGGGAACGGTTGCAGGAACTCGCAGAAGCAGATGGGCTCGAGACACTCAAAGAACAAGTCGACGTTGATCGAGCCGAATAA